One Roseomonas gilardii subsp. gilardii genomic region harbors:
- a CDS encoding TonB-dependent siderophore receptor, protein MTALGLPVAFAQDAATGTAPAGAGTAAPGEAAAGELTLPTVDVQGTAWRSWQPVDGYVAPVATTGTKTDTPLIESPQSTSVVTRQQMDDQASQTVSQALRYTPGVLSEIRPTSRYDSNFIRGFGGQGVGAAYVNFLDGLRQQRGISYAIPSVDPWLLERIEVLRGPASVLYGQTGSGGIVNLVSKRPTETPIHEVRLEAGNNARLQTAFDFGGKLTEDGKFLYRLTGLARTTDTQYEGVKDQRIAIAPALTWRPDADTTLTFLSSYQHDPNGGFYNFAPAVGTVLPNRNGKLKPSFNPGEPDFDKYDRTVASVGYQLEHRLDSIWTVRQNFRYSHIDSEFSAVSFRSLAADQKTASRATTLSIEHADTLALDNQAQADFNTGPVRHTVLTGLDWSRSSAKRRLGQGTAGTINIFAPVYGSYIARPQIGASGTTYQDTDQLGLYAQDQMVWDRWHLTVGVRNDWATSETYTRTYSSRSSQDDSKFTWRAGLLYLFDNGIAPYFNYSTSFLPNSGTYSPTRGGGAFSPTTGEQYEAGVKYQPPGMNSFVQVAAYHIKQRDVLTPDPNNTNYSIQTGEIRSQGIEVEGRASLTSNIDLIGTYSYIDAEVTRSTTANVQGKRPQQVPEHIASAWANYRFNDGFLRGLSLGGGVRYVGSTYGDETNSFKVPDFALFDAAVRYDVGARFPQAKGLELTLNANNIADKAYVSSCSSATACYFGDRLLVIAGARVRW, encoded by the coding sequence ATGACCGCCCTGGGGCTTCCCGTCGCCTTCGCCCAGGATGCCGCGACCGGAACCGCGCCGGCGGGTGCTGGTACTGCGGCCCCAGGAGAGGCGGCGGCCGGAGAGCTCACCCTGCCGACCGTGGATGTGCAGGGCACGGCCTGGCGGAGCTGGCAGCCGGTGGACGGCTATGTCGCCCCCGTGGCCACCACGGGCACCAAGACCGACACGCCGCTGATCGAGTCGCCCCAGTCCACCAGCGTCGTCACGCGGCAGCAGATGGACGACCAGGCTTCGCAGACCGTCTCCCAGGCGCTGCGCTACACGCCGGGCGTGCTGTCCGAGATCCGCCCCACCTCGCGCTACGACAGCAACTTCATCCGTGGCTTCGGCGGCCAGGGCGTGGGCGCGGCCTATGTGAACTTCCTCGACGGTCTGCGGCAGCAGCGCGGCATCTCCTACGCCATCCCCTCGGTCGATCCCTGGCTGCTGGAGCGCATCGAGGTGCTGCGCGGCCCGGCCTCGGTGCTCTACGGCCAGACCGGCTCCGGCGGCATCGTCAACCTCGTCAGCAAGCGCCCGACCGAGACGCCGATCCATGAGGTGCGGCTGGAGGCCGGCAACAATGCCCGGCTGCAGACCGCCTTCGACTTCGGCGGCAAGCTGACCGAGGATGGGAAGTTCCTCTACCGCCTGACCGGTCTCGCCCGCACCACGGACACGCAGTACGAGGGCGTCAAGGACCAGCGCATCGCCATCGCCCCGGCGCTGACCTGGCGGCCGGATGCCGATACCACGCTGACCTTCCTGAGCAGCTACCAGCACGATCCGAATGGCGGCTTCTACAACTTCGCCCCGGCGGTGGGCACGGTGCTGCCCAACCGGAACGGCAAGCTGAAGCCCAGCTTCAACCCGGGCGAGCCCGATTTCGACAAGTATGACCGCACCGTCGCCTCGGTCGGCTATCAGCTCGAACACCGGCTCGACAGCATCTGGACCGTCCGGCAGAACTTCCGCTACTCGCATATCGATTCCGAGTTCTCGGCGGTCTCCTTCCGCTCGCTCGCCGCGGACCAGAAGACCGCCTCCCGCGCCACGACCCTGTCGATCGAGCATGCGGACACGCTGGCCCTCGACAACCAGGCGCAGGCGGATTTCAACACCGGGCCGGTGCGCCACACGGTGCTGACCGGGCTGGACTGGTCGCGCTCCTCCGCCAAGCGGCGGCTGGGCCAGGGGACGGCGGGCACGATCAACATCTTCGCGCCCGTCTATGGCTCCTACATCGCCCGGCCGCAGATTGGCGCCTCCGGTACGACCTATCAGGACACGGACCAGCTTGGCCTCTATGCCCAGGACCAGATGGTCTGGGACCGCTGGCACCTGACCGTGGGCGTGCGCAACGACTGGGCAACCAGCGAGACCTACACCCGCACCTACAGCAGCCGTTCCAGCCAGGACGACAGCAAGTTCACCTGGCGGGCCGGGCTGCTCTATCTCTTCGACAACGGCATCGCGCCCTACTTCAACTACTCCACCTCCTTCCTGCCCAATTCCGGTACCTATTCGCCGACGCGCGGCGGCGGGGCCTTCAGCCCGACCACGGGCGAGCAGTATGAGGCGGGCGTGAAGTACCAGCCGCCGGGGATGAACAGCTTCGTCCAGGTCGCGGCCTATCACATCAAGCAGCGGGACGTGCTGACGCCGGACCCGAACAACACCAACTACAGCATCCAGACGGGCGAGATCCGCTCGCAGGGCATCGAGGTCGAGGGCCGTGCCAGCCTGACCAGCAACATCGACCTGATCGGCACCTACAGCTACATCGATGCCGAGGTGACGCGCTCCACCACCGCGAATGTCCAGGGCAAGCGCCCGCAGCAGGTGCCCGAGCACATCGCCAGCGCCTGGGCGAACTACCGCTTCAACGACGGCTTCCTGCGCGGCCTCTCCCTGGGCGGCGGCGTGCGCTATGTCGGTTCGACCTATGGCGACGAGACGAACAGCTTCAAGGTGCCGGACTTCGCCCTGTTCGATGCCGCGGTGCGCTATGATGTCGGCGCGCGCTTCCCGCAGGCCAAGGGGCTGGAGCTGACGCTGAACGCGAACAACATCGCGGACAAGGCCTATGTCTCCAGCTGCTCCTCCGCCACCGCCTGCTATTTCGGCGACCGGCTGCTGGTGATCGCGGGCGCCCGGGTGCGCTGGTAA
- a CDS encoding zinc-binding metallopeptidase family protein, producing the protein MKLFTCQGCGQVLYFENTVCAQCQRRLGYLPEEETMSALEPDGDTWQALGARDGTRRHLFCRNAQHDVCNWLVPADSGEDFCLACRHNRIVPNLAEPGNIEHWRALEVAKHRLFYSLLRLRLPLHTRQEDPEHGLVFDFKEDMAGTTQVMTGHDDGVITIALKEADDVRREEMRKHLGEVYRTLLGHFRHEVAHHYWDLLVERGTNGELDAFRALFGDETQGYQQALDTYYANGAPADWQENYVSAYASAHPWEDFAETWAHYLHIVDTLEMAGAFGISVHPAEVPDDGSLSADIDFDPYTAETITGIVEAWLPLSFAVNSLNRSMGLADLYPFILSPRAIEKLGFVHRLVRGQPLSGEAPPPSDPA; encoded by the coding sequence ATGAAACTTTTCACGTGCCAGGGCTGCGGCCAGGTCCTCTACTTCGAGAACACCGTCTGCGCCCAATGCCAGCGCCGCCTCGGCTACCTCCCGGAGGAGGAGACGATGTCGGCGCTGGAGCCGGATGGCGACACCTGGCAGGCCCTGGGCGCGCGTGACGGGACGCGCCGCCACCTCTTCTGCCGCAATGCCCAGCACGATGTCTGCAACTGGCTGGTCCCGGCGGATTCCGGAGAGGATTTCTGCCTCGCCTGCCGGCACAACCGGATCGTCCCGAACCTCGCCGAACCGGGGAATATCGAGCACTGGCGGGCGCTGGAAGTGGCCAAGCACCGGCTCTTCTACAGCCTGCTGCGCCTGCGCCTGCCGCTGCACACGCGGCAGGAGGACCCGGAGCATGGGCTGGTCTTCGACTTCAAGGAGGACATGGCGGGCACCACCCAGGTCATGACCGGCCATGACGACGGCGTGATCACCATCGCGCTGAAGGAGGCCGACGACGTGCGGCGGGAGGAAATGCGCAAGCATCTGGGCGAGGTGTACCGCACCCTGCTCGGCCATTTCCGGCACGAGGTCGCACATCACTACTGGGACCTGCTGGTGGAACGCGGCACGAATGGCGAACTGGACGCCTTCCGCGCCCTGTTCGGCGACGAGACGCAGGGCTACCAGCAGGCGCTCGACACCTACTACGCCAATGGCGCCCCGGCGGACTGGCAGGAGAACTACGTCAGCGCCTATGCCAGCGCCCATCCCTGGGAGGATTTCGCCGAGACCTGGGCGCATTACCTGCATATCGTGGACACGCTGGAAATGGCCGGGGCCTTCGGCATCAGCGTGCATCCCGCCGAGGTGCCGGATGACGGCTCGCTCAGCGCCGATATCGACTTCGACCCCTACACCGCCGAAACCATCACCGGCATCGTGGAGGCATGGCTGCCGCTCAGCTTCGCGGTGAACAGCCTGAACCGCTCCATGGGCCTGGCGGATCTCTACCCTTTCATCCTCTCCCCCCGCGCCATCGAGAAGCTGGGCTTCGTCCACCGGCTGGTCCGTGGGCAACCGCTGAGCGGGGAAGCGCCCCCGCCTTCCGATCCGGCCTGA
- a CDS encoding peroxidase-related enzyme (This protein belongs to a clade of uncharacterized proteins related to peroxidases such as the alkylhydroperoxidase AhpD.) yields MSRFTMEEVGWEPRLPPVEEASATPEQIAALDACPPAQRRSVYFRTLVHDPGSLGERGALFTKVMYAPKGLPRAERELATAVVSIVNGCVYCTSVHARRFVELSKQEAVMRALLERGIAAEGLDARQRAIVDYSAKLTATPQAMTPADLAPLRAAGLSDLEILDLIHAVAMFANANRLMQSLGRSVPPEA; encoded by the coding sequence ATGAGCAGGTTCACCATGGAGGAGGTCGGCTGGGAGCCGCGCCTGCCGCCGGTCGAGGAAGCCAGCGCCACCCCGGAACAGATCGCCGCCCTGGATGCCTGCCCGCCGGCGCAGCGTCGTTCGGTCTATTTCCGCACGCTGGTGCATGATCCGGGCTCGCTGGGCGAGCGCGGGGCGCTCTTCACCAAGGTGATGTACGCGCCCAAGGGCCTGCCGCGCGCGGAGCGGGAGCTGGCCACGGCGGTCGTCTCCATCGTCAATGGCTGCGTCTACTGCACCTCGGTGCATGCACGGCGCTTCGTGGAGCTGAGCAAGCAGGAGGCGGTGATGCGCGCCCTGCTGGAGCGCGGCATCGCGGCGGAAGGGCTGGATGCCCGGCAGCGCGCCATCGTGGACTACAGCGCGAAGCTGACCGCCACGCCCCAGGCCATGACGCCCGCCGACCTGGCGCCGCTCCGGGCCGCCGGGCTATCGGATCTGGAGATCCTGGACCTGATCCATGCCGTGGCCATGTTCGCCAATGCGAACCGTCTGATGCAGTCGCTCGGCCGGTCGGTGCCGCCGGAGGCGTGA
- a CDS encoding CMD domain-containing protein, with protein MNMEIPETIPETIPDLAEHLLGIDAASPLGRLRRERADILKHEEGAYRELVLPSQPGQVSRAERAALALRGALIEGDTALAAHYRALLAAAGTAEEITAAETFPAPGGEDRLAVLFRYADMVAQRPADCGQAEIDRLLAMGLTARDVVAVTQLVSFVPYQVRLLAGLRQLLGENA; from the coding sequence ATGAACATGGAAATCCCCGAAACCATTCCCGAAACCATTCCCGATCTGGCTGAGCACCTGCTCGGCATCGACGCGGCCTCGCCGCTCGGGCGGCTGCGGCGTGAGCGCGCCGACATCCTGAAGCATGAGGAAGGCGCCTATCGCGAGCTGGTGCTACCTTCGCAGCCGGGCCAGGTCTCCCGGGCCGAGCGGGCGGCGCTGGCGCTGCGCGGCGCGCTGATCGAGGGCGATACGGCGCTGGCGGCGCATTACCGGGCACTGCTCGCCGCCGCCGGGACAGCGGAGGAGATCACGGCGGCGGAAACCTTCCCCGCCCCCGGAGGCGAGGACCGCCTCGCCGTGCTGTTCCGCTATGCCGACATGGTGGCGCAGCGCCCCGCCGATTGCGGGCAGGCGGAGATCGACCGGCTGCTGGCCATGGGCCTGACCGCGCGCGACGTCGTGGCGGTGACGCAGCTCGTGTCCTTCGTGCCCTATCAGGTGCGCCTGCTCGCCGGGCTGCGCCAGCTTCTGGGAGAGAACGCATGA
- a CDS encoding ABC transporter substrate-binding protein, translating into MQRRHLLAGLGAASLLPLAGRAQAQGSRKLAIAFGDPVSSLDPQLNNFAGDRSVDLHFFDLLIENRTEGGLQPGLALSWKPVGEKVWEFTLRPGVTWSDGKPFTADDVVFSYARAPDVPGSTASFAGYLRTVETVEATGPLTLRVTTKEPNPLLPLNLASVHIVSRHATEGASSNDFNSGKAMVGTGPYTFVSFTPGERVRMKARPDHWGGRPEWDEVDYRYIASAPARTAALLAGDVDVIDKVSVSDLAQIRSRKDVVLYAYPGLRMLLLQPSFSEKPSPFALAQDGSPLPRNPMLDLRVRRALTMAVNRDALCERLMNGTATPTGQWMPEGSFGYDPSIKPPAFEPDKARALLTEAGYPDGFQLTVHLPNDRYVLGPQVVQAVAQMWTRIGVKTQVEAVPWSVYSSGVKTGDYAMTTLAWGNGTGEGSYALINVLGSVDPRQGRGVSNWGRYSNPKVDQALEDAMAEFDDAKREAILQKSAQVVAEDAGIIPLFHYQNLWAAKRGLKVTPQTSDRTTAMMVSRTA; encoded by the coding sequence ATGCAGAGACGACATCTCCTCGCCGGCCTCGGCGCCGCGTCCCTCCTGCCGCTGGCAGGAAGGGCACAGGCGCAGGGCAGCCGGAAGCTGGCCATCGCCTTCGGCGATCCGGTCTCCTCGCTCGATCCGCAGCTGAACAACTTCGCCGGCGACCGGTCGGTGGACCTGCACTTCTTCGACCTGCTGATCGAGAACCGCACCGAGGGCGGGTTGCAGCCGGGGCTGGCCCTGTCCTGGAAGCCGGTGGGCGAGAAGGTCTGGGAATTCACCCTGCGCCCCGGCGTCACCTGGTCGGACGGCAAGCCCTTCACCGCCGATGACGTGGTCTTCTCCTATGCCCGCGCACCGGATGTGCCCGGCAGCACGGCGAGCTTCGCCGGCTATCTCCGCACGGTGGAGACAGTGGAGGCCACGGGCCCGCTGACGCTGCGCGTCACGACCAAGGAGCCGAACCCGCTGCTGCCGCTGAACCTCGCCTCCGTGCATATCGTCAGCCGGCACGCGACCGAGGGCGCGTCGAGCAACGACTTCAACAGCGGCAAGGCGATGGTGGGGACCGGGCCCTATACCTTCGTCTCCTTCACCCCGGGCGAGCGCGTGCGGATGAAGGCGCGGCCCGACCACTGGGGCGGCAGGCCGGAATGGGACGAGGTGGACTACCGCTACATCGCCAGCGCCCCGGCCCGCACCGCGGCGCTGCTGGCGGGCGATGTCGATGTGATCGACAAGGTCTCGGTCTCCGACCTGGCGCAGATCCGCTCCCGCAAGGATGTGGTGCTCTACGCCTATCCCGGCCTGCGGATGCTGCTGCTGCAACCGAGCTTCTCGGAGAAGCCGAGCCCCTTCGCCCTCGCCCAGGACGGCTCGCCCCTGCCGCGGAACCCGATGCTGGACCTGCGGGTGCGGCGCGCGCTCACCATGGCGGTGAACCGCGACGCGCTCTGCGAGCGGCTGATGAACGGCACCGCCACGCCGACCGGGCAATGGATGCCGGAAGGCAGCTTCGGCTACGACCCCTCGATCAAACCACCCGCCTTCGAGCCCGACAAGGCCCGGGCGCTGCTGACCGAGGCGGGCTATCCCGACGGCTTCCAGCTCACCGTCCACCTGCCGAACGACCGCTACGTGCTCGGCCCGCAGGTGGTGCAGGCGGTGGCGCAGATGTGGACGCGCATCGGCGTGAAGACGCAGGTCGAGGCGGTGCCCTGGTCGGTCTATTCCTCCGGCGTGAAGACGGGCGACTACGCCATGACCACGCTGGCCTGGGGCAACGGCACGGGCGAGGGCAGCTACGCGCTGATCAACGTGCTGGGCAGCGTCGATCCCAGGCAGGGGCGCGGCGTGTCCAACTGGGGCCGCTACAGCAATCCGAAGGTGGACCAGGCGCTGGAGGATGCGATGGCCGAGTTCGACGACGCGAAGCGCGAGGCGATCCTGCAGAAGTCGGCGCAGGTGGTGGCCGAGGATGCCGGCATCATCCCGCTCTTCCACTACCAGAATCTCTGGGCGGCGAAGCGGGGCCTGAAGGTCACGCCGCAGACCAGCGACCGTACCACCGCGATGATGGTGAGCCGCACGGCATGA
- a CDS encoding NAD(P)-binding domain-containing protein: protein MTEPMHSRAQAVAEAPHGLPALEARLRADLEWLELPGKPWVPPREAEGRPVTDVAIIGGGMCGLAASAALRLLGIDNQQVLDRAPEGEEGPWVTWARMETLRSPKTLAGPALGLPALTFRAWYEAQHGRAAWDALGKIPRPMWMDYLRWYRHAMQVPVRNGVAVSLLRPRGDGLIAVENSAGPAILARRVVLATGRDGLGGAFVPELARGLDRRFWAHSRDAIDFAALRGRRVAVIGAGASAMDNAATALEAGAASLDMFVRRKALPRVNKFTGIGSQGVVHGFAGLPDEWKWRFMHHVLSEQTPPPRDSTLRVSRHPQARLHLGSPVLSLREEGGAVVLETPRGRHAVDFVIFATGFGVDLAQRPELALVAEEIRFWRDRFTPEPGEENVELAYSPDLAPDFSFLERHPGACPALSRIHCFNYPSSLSHGKLTGDIPAVSAGAQRLAQAIARHFFVEDREVHYDRLRAFATPELLGDEWAPAGVAA, encoded by the coding sequence ATGACCGAGCCCATGCATTCCCGCGCCCAGGCCGTGGCGGAAGCGCCGCATGGCCTTCCGGCCCTGGAGGCGCGGCTGCGCGCCGACCTCGAATGGCTGGAACTGCCCGGCAAGCCCTGGGTCCCGCCCCGGGAGGCGGAGGGAAGGCCGGTCACCGACGTGGCCATCATCGGCGGCGGCATGTGCGGACTGGCGGCCTCGGCGGCGCTGCGCCTGCTCGGCATCGACAACCAGCAGGTGCTGGACCGCGCCCCGGAGGGTGAGGAAGGCCCCTGGGTCACCTGGGCGCGGATGGAGACGCTGCGCTCGCCCAAGACGCTGGCCGGGCCGGCGCTGGGCCTGCCGGCGCTGACCTTCCGCGCCTGGTACGAGGCCCAGCACGGCCGCGCCGCCTGGGACGCGCTGGGCAAGATCCCGCGCCCGATGTGGATGGACTATCTGCGCTGGTACCGCCACGCGATGCAGGTGCCGGTGCGGAACGGCGTCGCCGTCTCCCTCCTCCGCCCGCGCGGCGACGGGCTGATCGCGGTGGAGAACAGCGCCGGCCCCGCCATCCTGGCCCGGCGCGTGGTGCTGGCCACCGGGCGCGACGGCCTCGGCGGCGCCTTCGTGCCGGAGCTGGCCCGGGGGCTCGACAGGCGCTTCTGGGCGCATTCGCGCGATGCCATCGACTTCGCCGCCCTGCGGGGCCGGCGCGTGGCGGTGATCGGCGCCGGCGCCTCGGCCATGGACAATGCCGCGACGGCGCTGGAGGCTGGCGCGGCCAGCCTGGACATGTTCGTCCGGCGCAAGGCCCTGCCCCGCGTCAACAAGTTCACCGGCATCGGCAGCCAGGGCGTGGTGCACGGCTTCGCCGGCCTGCCGGACGAATGGAAGTGGCGCTTCATGCACCATGTCCTGAGCGAGCAGACGCCACCGCCCCGCGACAGCACGCTGCGGGTCTCGCGCCATCCGCAGGCGCGGCTGCATCTCGGCAGCCCGGTCCTGTCGCTGCGCGAGGAGGGTGGCGCGGTGGTGCTGGAAACGCCGCGGGGCCGCCACGCGGTGGATTTCGTGATCTTCGCCACCGGCTTCGGCGTCGATCTGGCGCAGCGGCCGGAACTCGCCCTCGTCGCGGAGGAGATCCGCTTCTGGCGCGACCGCTTCACCCCGGAACCGGGCGAGGAGAACGTCGAGCTGGCCTACTCGCCGGACCTCGCGCCGGATTTCAGCTTCCTGGAGCGGCATCCAGGTGCCTGCCCTGCCCTGTCGCGCATCCACTGCTTCAACTACCCCTCCTCGCTCAGCCACGGGAAGCTGACCGGCGACATCCCCGCCGTCAGCGCCGGGGCGCAGCGCCTCGCCCAGGCCATCGCCCGGCATTTCTTCGTCGAGGACCGGGAGGTCCACTACGACCGGCTGCGCGCCTTCGCGACGCCGGAACTCCTGGGGGATGAATGGGCTCCGGCCGGGGTGGCGGCTTGA
- a CDS encoding sensor histidine kinase: protein MLSPDMEPQRAEADQRLRQQELIAEFGLFALRGDSLQPSLDEVCRVAADGLDVPFAKVLRFLPGENAFLVQAGVGWRPGVIGHARLGADLESPAGYAFRTGRPVISNHLTEEARFRTPALLVEHGIRRALNVLIGSGQAVPYGVLEVDSGDRTDFEPRDIAFLQALANVIAAVVDRQARQMALTRSEALLQSVFEGSPDCIKVLRGDGTLMRMNRNGMCLMEIDDFAKVAERPWETLWPSAQAERVRAAIQEARRDGIGHFEAFCPTAKGTPKWWDVLVAPLGGHGEDDQFVAISRDVTDRVKAIEAKDALLRQQDLLMREVHHRIRNSLQLVHTLLQLQAGHVNDGSAREHLGEAARRVLTIAAVHKRLYEGNDVTEADLATYLGGLLEDLRGSLSDESAGRHIRLSTESLMLSPDKLTSLGLIVTELVTNALKYGRGTVSVSVRPLDGMARIVVEDEGRGFPADFDPIRSRGLGMRLLLTLARKPDGIRVDRGVSWGRIVVEMPLG, encoded by the coding sequence ATGCTGTCCCCCGACATGGAGCCCCAGCGTGCCGAAGCCGACCAGAGGCTGCGGCAGCAGGAGCTGATCGCCGAATTCGGCCTCTTCGCCCTCCGGGGCGACAGCCTGCAGCCCTCGCTGGACGAGGTGTGCCGGGTGGCGGCCGATGGGCTGGACGTGCCCTTCGCCAAGGTCCTGCGCTTCCTGCCGGGGGAGAACGCCTTCCTGGTGCAGGCGGGGGTCGGCTGGCGGCCCGGAGTCATCGGCCATGCCCGGCTGGGGGCGGATCTGGAAAGCCCCGCGGGCTATGCCTTCCGCACCGGCCGGCCCGTGATCTCCAACCACCTGACGGAGGAGGCCCGCTTCCGCACACCCGCCCTGCTGGTGGAGCACGGGATCAGGCGCGCGCTGAACGTGCTGATCGGCAGCGGCCAGGCCGTGCCCTATGGTGTGCTGGAGGTGGACAGCGGCGACCGCACGGATTTCGAGCCGCGCGACATCGCCTTCCTCCAGGCCCTGGCCAATGTGATCGCGGCGGTGGTGGACCGGCAGGCGCGCCAGATGGCGCTCACGCGCAGCGAGGCGCTGCTCCAGAGCGTCTTCGAGGGCAGCCCCGACTGCATCAAGGTGCTGCGGGGCGACGGCACGCTGATGCGCATGAACCGGAACGGCATGTGCCTCATGGAGATCGACGATTTCGCCAAGGTCGCGGAACGCCCCTGGGAGACGCTGTGGCCCAGCGCGCAGGCGGAGCGTGTCCGCGCCGCGATCCAGGAGGCTCGCCGCGACGGGATCGGGCATTTCGAGGCGTTCTGCCCCACGGCCAAGGGCACGCCGAAATGGTGGGACGTGCTGGTGGCGCCCTTGGGCGGGCATGGCGAGGACGATCAGTTCGTCGCCATCTCGCGCGATGTCACGGACCGGGTGAAGGCCATCGAAGCCAAGGACGCGCTGCTGCGGCAGCAGGACCTGCTGATGCGCGAGGTGCATCACCGCATCCGCAACAGCCTGCAGCTCGTGCACACCCTGCTCCAGCTCCAGGCGGGGCATGTGAACGACGGCAGCGCGCGGGAGCATCTGGGCGAGGCCGCCCGCCGGGTGCTGACCATCGCGGCGGTGCACAAGCGGCTCTATGAGGGCAATGATGTCACCGAGGCGGATCTCGCCACCTATCTCGGCGGGCTGCTGGAGGACCTCCGGGGCAGCCTGTCGGACGAGAGCGCCGGCCGCCATATCCGCCTTTCGACGGAATCCCTGATGCTGTCGCCGGACAAGCTGACATCCCTGGGGCTGATCGTCACCGAGCTGGTGACCAATGCGCTGAAATACGGGCGCGGCACGGTTTCCGTCTCGGTCCGGCCGCTCGATGGGATGGCGCGGATCGTGGTCGAGGATGAAGGCCGGGGCTTCCCGGCGGATTTCGACCCGATCCGCAGCCGGGGCCTCGGCATGCGCCTGTTGCTGACCCTGGCCCGCAAGCCAGACGGCATCCGCGTGGATCGCGGCGTGTCCTGGGGCCGGATCGTGGTGGAGATGCCGCTGGGCTGA
- a CDS encoding M23 family metallopeptidase, which translates to MIARRLLLPLPALLLTRCAGSAEPRPAAASAPVLELDPAGLTQGGFVAGRTAPGTRLTLEGKPVPVSADGHFALGFYRDAGPQAALAITPPGGRTEIRHLAIAPRHWDIQRLNGLPPRQVTPNAQDLARIRAEQVRINAARAVETPVALYASGFDWPARGRISGVYGSQRILNGEPRAPHLGLDIAVPTGTPVAPMAPGRVTLAANLYFTGNTLIVEHGQGVASLYAHLSHIDVREGQEVARGETMALSGATGRVTGPHLHLGFFVRGVSIDPGPVLGV; encoded by the coding sequence GTGATCGCGCGCCGCCTCCTCCTGCCCCTGCCGGCCCTGTTGCTCACCCGCTGCGCCGGCTCCGCCGAGCCCCGGCCCGCCGCCGCATCCGCGCCGGTCCTGGAACTGGACCCGGCCGGGCTGACCCAGGGCGGCTTCGTCGCCGGCCGCACCGCGCCGGGCACGCGCCTCACACTGGAGGGCAAGCCGGTGCCGGTCTCGGCGGATGGTCATTTCGCGCTGGGCTTCTATCGCGATGCCGGGCCGCAGGCGGCACTGGCCATCACGCCCCCCGGTGGCCGCACCGAAATCCGCCACCTCGCCATCGCGCCCCGGCACTGGGACATCCAGCGGCTGAACGGCCTCCCGCCCCGGCAGGTCACGCCGAACGCGCAGGACCTCGCCCGCATCCGGGCCGAGCAGGTGCGGATCAACGCCGCCCGCGCGGTGGAAACCCCGGTGGCGCTCTACGCATCCGGCTTCGACTGGCCCGCCCGGGGCCGCATCAGCGGCGTCTATGGCAGCCAGCGCATCCTGAACGGGGAGCCGCGCGCGCCGCATCTGGGGCTGGACATCGCCGTGCCCACCGGCACCCCGGTTGCCCCGATGGCGCCGGGCCGCGTGACCCTGGCGGCCAATCTCTACTTCACCGGCAACACGCTGATCGTCGAGCACGGCCAGGGCGTGGCCAGCCTCTACGCCCATCTGTCGCACATCGATGTCCGGGAGGGGCAGGAGGTGGCGCGGGGCGAAACCATGGCGCTGTCCGGCGCCACCGGCCGCGTGACTGGCCCGCATCTGCATCTGGGCTTCTTCGTCCGGGGCGTCTCGATCGATCCCGGGCCCGTGCTGGGGGTGTAG